Genomic DNA from Segatella copri:
TGTAAGCACGAGAGATCTTTGAAAATCTTGCTAATTAAAGTTCGGTTCGGGGTGTACCCACTTGCTTTAAAAATTCGTTTCACCAGATAAATATTGGTCATCAGTGACTTGAATGAAGACATAGAATATTCCATTCCCATCTCCTTCATAGTTACCTTGGCAACATTTAGTGATGTGAACGAAGCATTGAAAGCAAAATCGAGTTTCCACTTATCGCGAGCCTGGCAGTCCATAAGACCAGTATAGCCTTTGGCGTCACGAAAGCAAAATTCGATATGGAACCTGGTTCTATAATAAAGAAGTACTTCTTCACCCGAAAGTGAGGTGTCTGTAGAGAAGAATAGTTTCTTCTTGCCATTTGGCATCTGCCAGATGACAAGTCTAACTTTACACCTGAGTGCCTTGGAATAGGCTATCAAAGTATAAGCTGTTCCTTCTATATCTTTCATCTCCATCTTCTCCATTCGAGTGAGGTCAAGATTCTTCATATTAATCTTGCCATCCTTGGTCTTGGGGCGACCACGTTTTCCAGTACGTGGACCAGCATAGACATAAAAGAGACAAGCATTGTCACGAAAGCGGCTTATCAAAGAGAAGCCTTCTTTCTTTATCCCATTAACAAATGTACTTGTAGAGAAGTAAGCATCTGCAACTATGAGGGTTGAGAGTTTAAGAAGTTCCTTGCGGTAACGCTTAATGACGCTGATATAGAAATCTACCATAGTCTTGTTTCTAAGACTCAGTTCTTTATTATTTAGCGACTGGTGGGCTCTTAACATCATGCAGTCTTTGGTATCAATATCAATGAGTCCAATACCCATGATTTCGAGACCATGTTTAACAGACTGAGCACATCCTGACCAAAAACGACCGATATGTGGTGTTTTCTTGCCAGCTTTACTGATGTAGCTGGGATCAATGGCAATAGCCCATCTTCCCTGTTTACCCAAGAAGCGCTTGGCAAGTGAGACATTAAGTTTGAGCCAATCAATGCACTTCGACTTTTTCAAGCCGAATGCGTTGCGATAGGTTTGCTCAACATGCAAGCCATACCTCCCCATTTGGGTGAAATTTATCTTTCTTGGTATTACCATGAACAAAATTATCACCTCGATGAGTATTTTCTCGAAACTTTTTGTTATCTTTGCAGCTGAATCTTCAACTGCATCTTTAAAGATATCCATATATTGGTCAAGTCCTGTATTCATGTAATATTGTATTTGTCGTGATCTACAAAGTTACTGAAAATCAGCGACTTGACCAACTTTTTATAGTTAAGTTTTCATGAGCATTTCTTAATATAAGTTATTGATTTACAGACGATTAAATATTAATTTAACGCAGTATTGATTAATAAAGAATATACTACCGCTGATATATGCGCAACAAATTGTGACGCTTGTGATTCATTTCCCTTGAAATCCTTAACAAATACAGCTAAGGTATAGCAGACCTTATTAGGCAGACATATATAGGCTACATCATTCTGAGCTGCAAGAATACCATTTTCATTGACATAACCAGAACCTGTCTTATGTGCTATTACAACCCCTTCTTTATCAAGAAGTGGAGCTACTATCCTATCTATACCTGTTTTACATTCTTTCAATGCATTCTTAATGAAATCTTGTTTCTCATTACTGATAAGACTTTCTGTAAACAAACGATTCATCAACATTGCAGCACCAAGAGGAGATGTGTAATTAGAGTAAGCTTTGTCATGGTCAGCGGACATTTCCTCTTCTGTATAAGCTATCTGAAAACTCGAATGTGGTATGAGTTTCGCTATAAAACTGTCTGTTTGTGCAGTATTGAGCATATTCTTAAACATGATATTGCTTGCATTATTGTCGCTCTGGGAAAGAGTATAGCGCAACAGATCTCTTACTGTCAACGATATAACTGGTGCTGAATAATCTTTCATCATAGGGCTCCATGTCTTTGGATCAAGTTTTTCCCTATTTATCTTTACCAAGGTATCAAGGGAAAGGCCTTTTTTGTCAAAATCATTGCAAAGAGCTAATGCCTGATGAACCTTAAATACACTCATCATAGGATAAATGCTTTTATTATTAACACTAACCGTATCTGTGTTATTAATAATAACCGCCACACCAATTTCACCAGGACAAGCCGAGACAATCTGAGAAATGCTATCAGTCAAAACATCTGTTAATGGAGGATTCGCGCTACCTTTTGTAGCTGATTTATGGGACAATGAGAACACCAAGATGAAGATGCAAACTAAAGCTATACACAAAACTACGATTTGCTTTTTTCTGTTTTTTTTCATGTTCCTTAATTCCGCAACACTATAGTTTAATATTATTTATAAGTGCCTGAGCAACAAAAAGCTACCCAGGATTTTGCCATGTCAGAATTTTCACTTACCTTAGTGTTGCGAAAAGAAGACAAGCAAAACTCTAATATGACATGGCAAAGATACAAATAAAATCTGAGAAACTCACTCCTTTTGGAGGAATTTTTTCTATTATGGAGCAATTTGATGCTCTTTTAGCTCAAACCATAGATTCCACCTTGGGATTGAGATGCACTATGTTTGGTTATCAATATAGCGAAATTCTACGCTCTCTGATGTGCGTATATCTTTGTGGCGGCTCATGTATTGAGGATGTTACAACTCACTTGATGAAACATTTGTCTCTTCATCCAACTGAAATCAACGGTATTGAATTTGAGCTGAATTCCATCCTTGTTGAGAAATGGAAAGGAAAACCGTATCGTCTTGTCATACAGAGACAAAGGCGAATAGATGGAGACCTTGACATTTGGGAAGGCGAATATACCTACAGATGTATACTGGCTAACGATTACAAGTCGAGTGCAAGAGACATCGTGGAATTCTACAATCTTCGTGGTGGCAAGGAACGCATCTTCGATGACAGGAACAATGGCTTTGGCTGGAATCGGTTGCCAAAATCGTTCATGGCACAGAATACTGTATTCCTGCTTATGACAGCTCTCATCAGAAACTTCTACAAAGCTATTATGCAGAGATTGAAAACCCATGAATTTGGATTGCGTGCCACCAGCAGAATCAAGACCTTTGTGTTCAAGTTCATCTCTGTTCCTGCAAAATGGATTAAGACGTCACGTAGGCATGTATTGAACATTTATTCAGACAACTATGCTTATGCCAACCTGTTCAAGACAGACTTTGGTTAAAGGTCATGCTTTTCTGGTTAAACCGGCGTATTACCTCAAGTCGCTTTATGGGGTAAGGGAATTTTGTGTTTACGACGTTTCTGTTAGGCCCAAGGAATATGTACAATAAAAGAATTTTGGTCGTTTTACAAGTAAATTCCCACGAAACCCTATAGGTTGCGGATTTGAGGTTAATGTCTAATTTTAAAATATGCGCGAATAACATAATATAGTTTAAGGCATTTGGAAAAACGAACTTTTCTCTATAACTTCGCGGCTATATTTATTGAAATTTAAAATGGTTAGTAACATGACAGAAGTATCAAACAACCTTCTATGGTTCTTACAAATGCTAAGACATGCAGAGGCAACACTCGCCCATGCTCTTGCTCAATCAGAAAGATTTAATAAACACGACAGAGAAGTCATTGACAAAATTAAAACGGAAGTTGTAATGGCAGACCTAACCTTGTTACAATTGCTAGCTCCCAAGGAAAAATACAATCCACCAACATAGTATGTGATTAGGAGTCACTGTACCAATAAAAGGTACGAAATGTTTTTGAAACAACCAAGGATTTTTGAAGATTATTTGTATTACGGTAATTACAATTTCAGTTATTACAGTTTTTTCCTGAGGGGTATAAGGGTTTGAAGGTAGTAACAATCTGTTACTACAAATATTTATATATAAATATATATAATTATATATTTATATATACTTTTCTATACTTACATTTTAAAAGCGTGATATTGGGTCAAAATAAAACTGTAATAACTGAAATTGTAATTTGTAATCGATTTTTTAGCGGTATCGAGATGCATACTTTCATTGCCCCTAAAACTATGACTATCTCATCACAAAGCTATGAGTTATGACCCGCAAAACGATGAGTTATTTTCTTTAACATAAAGCTCTAAAGCAGCCAAAGGAGAATAAGAGAGGTTGGAACGTAAACAGTTGGGAATGAGTAGATTTGCACAAAGTTGCCAAATCGACATAAAGCAAGCGAGTGAGGAATATTGAAGTAGTTCAGTTACTAAATCGTGAGCCATAGTTACCTATGCAAAGCAGGTAACAATGCGGAAAGGCAACTTTGTGCATCAACGGATTTTATTGCACTGATTCTCAATGTTTTGCGTATCAAGGAACGCTTACAAAATGATTATATTTGCACACTCAAAATGTAAGCGTTATGAAAATCGAAAAATTCAAGGTGTTGCTCTACCTCAAAAAGAGCGGAATGGACAAGAATGGAAAAGCTCCCATCATGGGACGCATCACGGTGAACAGGACTATGGCGCAGTTCTCCTGCAAGTTGTCTTGCACTCCATCGCTTTGGAATCCTCGTGCCAGCCGATTGGAGGGCAAGAGCAAGGAAGCCGTGGAGACCAACAAGGACATCGAGCAGTTGTTGCTTTCCATCCAAAAGGCTTTCGATGTGCTTGTGGAAAAGAGAACAGACTTCGAGGCTAAGGATGTCAAGGAGGCTTTGCAGGGCAGCGTCAAGACACAGACCACCCTTCTCTCCTTCGTGGACGAGCATATCAGTGAACTCAGCACCCATGAGGGCATCGATATGTCGAAGAGCAGTGTCTGGACTTACAGAAAGATTCGCAAGAACCTTGCCGAGTTCATCAGTGAGAAATACAAGTTGGCAGACTTGGCTTTCGGACAGTTGACTGAGCCTTTCATCAGTGACTTTCACCATTACTTGCTTGACGAGAAAGGCTTTTCATCAGGAACCATCACCATCTATGTGTCGCTCTTCAAGAAGATGTGCCGCATCGCCTTTGAGCGAGGCTTGTGCAAGAACCTGCTGTTCGCCCATTATCGGGTTGGCACTCCAAAGGTTACGACACCCAAGGCTCTCAGCATGTCTGATTTCATAAAAATCCGTGATGCGGAACTACCCGAAGACAAGCCAAGACTATCCGTTAGCCGTGACCTGTTTCTTTTCGCCTGCTATGCAGGAACAGCCTTCATAGACACCGTTTCCATCACGAAAGCCAATGTCAAGGTGTTGGAGGATGGCGACAAATGGCTCATCTATAACCGCAAGAAGACAGGAACACTTGCCAGGGTGAAACTCCTGCCCGAAGCGTTGGAGCTGATGGCGAAATACGAGGACGAGGCAAGAGATACCCTCTTCCCATTGCTGAGCACGAATCGTGTTCGTATCGATCTCATCACCATCTGCAAGTTGGCGGAAACGAGCAAGACCTATTCCTACCATTCGGGACGACACTCGTTCGCCAGCCTCATTACGCTGGAGGCTGGTGTGCCGATGGAGACCATCTGCAAGATGCTCGGTCACAAGGATGTGAAGATGACGCAGCGGTATGCGAGAGTAACCCAAAAGAAGCTGTTTGAGGACATGGACAAGTTCATCGCTGCAACCGAGAAGGACTTTATTCTCGCATTATGAACAGGGCTTTCAACTTTTCTTTTTACAGTTTCAACTACATTATTATATTATAAGGACAACAACTATGAGCAGAAGTACATTTTCAATTTTGCCTTACATCAACAGACAGAAGGTGAAGGCAGACGGAACAGCCAACATACTTTGCCGCATCACCGTTGACGGCAAAAGTGCAGCCATTTCTACAGGCATATCCTGTACCCCACAGGAGTGGAACGCCAAGAATGGAGAGGTACGGAACGCAAGGGACAACGGACGATTGGCAAGTTTCCTTGCTGAGGTCAAGGATAAATACAACTTACTTCTTACCACCAACGGCATCATCACCGTGGAAATGCTGAAGGCTGTGTTGAAGGACAAGGACACGACAGGAAGGTTCTTGCTGAACTTTGGTGATACCATCGTGGAATGGTATCGAACCTCAAAAGCCAGACAAACCTTTCTGCACAAGCGGACATGGCAGAAGAACCTGAGAGACTTTGTCCATTCGTTGGATAAGGACGACATCGCCTTTGAGGACATAGACGAGAATTTCGGGGAGGAATACAAACTATTCCTGAAACGAGACCAGGGACGTATCGACAGCTACGTGAACCATTGCCTTCTCTGGCTGAACATGTTGATGTACAAGGCAGTGGACAGGAGCATTATCCGCTTCAATCCCATAGCCAAGATAGGGTATGAGAAGAAGGCAGCCCCGAAGATGACCCATATCAGCAAGGCAGACTTCATCAAGATGCTCTCTACCCCGATGGCTGACGAGCGAACGGAGCTTGCACGCAGATGTTTCATTTTTGCCTCGCTCACCTCCTTATCCTATATAGATGTAAAGAAACTGTATCCTCACCATATCAGTGAGAACTCCGAGGGTAGGAAGTTCATCCGCAAGGAAAGAGAGAAGACAGGCGTGGAGT
This window encodes:
- a CDS encoding phage integrase SAM-like domain-containing protein — translated: MKIEKFKVLLYLKKSGMDKNGKAPIMGRITVNRTMAQFSCKLSCTPSLWNPRASRLEGKSKEAVETNKDIEQLLLSIQKAFDVLVEKRTDFEAKDVKEALQGSVKTQTTLLSFVDEHISELSTHEGIDMSKSSVWTYRKIRKNLAEFISEKYKLADLAFGQLTEPFISDFHHYLLDEKGFSSGTITIYVSLFKKMCRIAFERGLCKNLLFAHYRVGTPKVTTPKALSMSDFIKIRDAELPEDKPRLSVSRDLFLFACYAGTAFIDTVSITKANVKVLEDGDKWLIYNRKKTGTLARVKLLPEALELMAKYEDEARDTLFPLLSTNRVRIDLITICKLAETSKTYSYHSGRHSFASLITLEAGVPMETICKMLGHKDVKMTQRYARVTQKKLFEDMDKFIAATEKDFILAL
- a CDS encoding transposase; this translates as MAKIQIKSEKLTPFGGIFSIMEQFDALLAQTIDSTLGLRCTMFGYQYSEILRSLMCVYLCGGSCIEDVTTHLMKHLSLHPTEINGIEFELNSILVEKWKGKPYRLVIQRQRRIDGDLDIWEGEYTYRCILANDYKSSARDIVEFYNLRGGKERIFDDRNNGFGWNRLPKSFMAQNTVFLLMTALIRNFYKAIMQRLKTHEFGLRATSRIKTFVFKFISVPAKWIKTSRRHVLNIYSDNYAYANLFKTDFG
- a CDS encoding transposase; the protein is MNTGLDQYMDIFKDAVEDSAAKITKSFEKILIEVIILFMVIPRKINFTQMGRYGLHVEQTYRNAFGLKKSKCIDWLKLNVSLAKRFLGKQGRWAIAIDPSYISKAGKKTPHIGRFWSGCAQSVKHGLEIMGIGLIDIDTKDCMMLRAHQSLNNKELSLRNKTMVDFYISVIKRYRKELLKLSTLIVADAYFSTSTFVNGIKKEGFSLISRFRDNACLFYVYAGPRTGKRGRPKTKDGKINMKNLDLTRMEKMEMKDIEGTAYTLIAYSKALRCKVRLVIWQMPNGKKKLFFSTDTSLSGEEVLLYYRTRFHIEFCFRDAKGYTGLMDCQARDKWKLDFAFNASFTSLNVAKVTMKEMGMEYSMSSFKSLMTNIYLVKRIFKASGYTPNRTLISKIFKDLSCLQRIAA
- a CDS encoding CfxA family broad-spectrum class A beta-lactamase; translation: MKKNRKKQIVVLCIALVCIFILVFSLSHKSATKGSANPPLTDVLTDSISQIVSACPGEIGVAVIINNTDTVSVNNKSIYPMMSVFKVHQALALCNDFDKKGLSLDTLVKINREKLDPKTWSPMMKDYSAPVISLTVRDLLRYTLSQSDNNASNIMFKNMLNTAQTDSFIAKLIPHSSFQIAYTEEEMSADHDKAYSNYTSPLGAAMLMNRLFTESLISNEKQDFIKNALKECKTGIDRIVAPLLDKEGVVIAHKTGSGYVNENGILAAQNDVAYICLPNKVCYTLAVFVKDFKGNESQASQFVAHISAVVYSLLINTALN
- a CDS encoding tyrosine-type recombinase/integrase produces the protein MSRSTFSILPYINRQKVKADGTANILCRITVDGKSAAISTGISCTPQEWNAKNGEVRNARDNGRLASFLAEVKDKYNLLLTTNGIITVEMLKAVLKDKDTTGRFLLNFGDTIVEWYRTSKARQTFLHKRTWQKNLRDFVHSLDKDDIAFEDIDENFGEEYKLFLKRDQGRIDSYVNHCLLWLNMLMYKAVDRSIIRFNPIAKIGYEKKAAPKMTHISKADFIKMLSTPMADERTELARRCFIFASLTSLSYIDVKKLYPHHISENSEGRKFIRKEREKTGVEFFVPLHPIVEKILSLYNTTDDSKPVFPLGEKKDIYLDVHTLGMVLGISNKLGFHASRHTFGVLMLNEDIPIGSIAKMMGHADITSTQVYAQVTEQKISNDMDKLIAKRERNKNPMA